One part of the Cyclobacteriaceae bacterium genome encodes these proteins:
- a CDS encoding glycoside hydrolase family 3 C-terminal domain-containing protein: MKNNRHLEEKVEALLAQMTLDEKIGQMTQVRHFDDITVDDIRTKFIGSVIHTQGPLPGNTAAEWQAKFTELQQQALSTRVGIPLLFGVDAVHGQNTYEGATIFPHNIGLGATRNAGLVEQAAAITAVESKATGFNWVFSPCVAIPFNEKWGRVYEAFSESTELTAELTRASVRGHQGASDAFTVMATAKHFIGDGATDFGVEGGNTTLSLDEIRQRLLPPYKVAIDNGICSVMASFNTLDGIPMHAHKAMITGLLKEDLNFGGIVVSDWKAYSRFGGNDIINAGIDMVMAVDGDLGMFQEGVRNGVLNGEISPERIDDAVRRILRMKFRMGLFDHPFPDETLISKIGIQEHRDVARQAVRESLVLLKNHNNILPLKRDARVVLVGEFADNSGLQSGGWTVNWQGTTENYKGATTILDGFKKYSTGEILYDKDGLATMDHADVAVIVIGETPYAEFFGDIGGEMNKYQLTLTEAHQQLIDTYTAKGIKTVVILISGRPLVVTRQINQCDAFVAAWLPGSEGDGIAEVLYGAHDFKGKLPHAWPKSEEDYTGKYGPNYWDITTEPLFPYGYGLHYNRPL, encoded by the coding sequence ATGAAGAACAACCGGCACCTGGAAGAAAAAGTGGAAGCGCTGCTGGCGCAGATGACCCTGGATGAAAAGATCGGGCAGATGACACAGGTACGGCATTTTGATGACATTACCGTAGACGATATCAGAACGAAATTCATCGGGTCAGTCATCCATACACAGGGTCCGTTGCCCGGCAATACGGCAGCCGAGTGGCAGGCAAAATTTACCGAACTGCAACAGCAGGCTTTATCAACACGCGTGGGCATACCGCTGCTGTTTGGTGTAGATGCCGTGCATGGGCAGAACACCTATGAAGGCGCCACCATCTTTCCGCATAACATCGGCTTGGGCGCTACGCGCAATGCCGGACTGGTAGAGCAAGCCGCGGCCATCACCGCGGTTGAATCGAAAGCCACGGGATTCAACTGGGTGTTTTCACCCTGTGTGGCGATTCCGTTCAATGAAAAGTGGGGCCGTGTGTATGAAGCCTTCTCCGAAAGCACCGAACTCACGGCTGAATTAACCAGAGCTTCCGTCCGCGGGCACCAGGGAGCATCTGATGCTTTTACCGTGATGGCAACCGCCAAACATTTTATTGGTGACGGTGCTACTGATTTTGGTGTGGAAGGCGGCAATACTACACTGAGCCTGGATGAAATCAGGCAACGGCTCCTCCCGCCCTACAAAGTGGCTATTGACAATGGTATTTGTTCCGTGATGGCATCCTTCAATACGCTGGACGGAATACCGATGCATGCGCACAAAGCCATGATCACCGGATTGTTAAAAGAGGATTTGAATTTCGGTGGCATTGTCGTCTCCGACTGGAAAGCCTACTCCCGCTTTGGCGGTAACGACATCATCAATGCCGGCATCGACATGGTGATGGCCGTTGACGGTGACTTGGGCATGTTCCAGGAAGGTGTCAGGAACGGAGTGCTGAACGGTGAAATATCCCCGGAGAGAATTGATGATGCCGTGCGCAGGATTTTACGAATGAAATTCCGGATGGGTCTTTTTGATCATCCGTTTCCGGATGAAACGCTGATCAGCAAGATCGGCATTCAAGAACATCGTGATGTGGCGCGACAAGCCGTGCGGGAATCTTTGGTGCTGCTCAAAAATCACAACAACATACTGCCGCTGAAGAGAGATGCCAGGGTTGTGCTGGTGGGTGAATTTGCCGATAACTCCGGCTTGCAGTCCGGTGGCTGGACGGTGAACTGGCAGGGTACAACAGAAAATTACAAAGGCGCTACTACTATCCTGGATGGCTTCAAAAAATATTCAACCGGAGAAATACTATATGATAAAGATGGTCTTGCCACTATGGATCATGCCGATGTGGCTGTGATTGTTATTGGCGAAACACCTTACGCAGAGTTCTTTGGTGACATTGGCGGTGAGATGAACAAGTACCAGCTCACGCTGACAGAAGCTCATCAGCAACTTATTGATACCTATACAGCTAAAGGAATTAAAACCGTAGTGATCCTGATTTCCGGACGGCCGCTGGTAGTCACCAGGCAGATTAACCAGTGCGATGCTTTTGTGGCGGCATGGTTGCCGGGCTCTGAAGGGGATGGTATTGCTGAAGTCCTGTACGGTGCACATGACTTCAAGGGAAAGCTCCCCCACGCCTGGCCCAAATCGGAAGAAGATTATACCGGAAAGTATGGTCCGAATTATTGGGACATTACAACTGAACCGCTTTTTCCTTATGGATACGGATTGCACTATAACCGACCGCTATGA
- a CDS encoding glycosyl hydrolase family 17, with translation MKKISAIICFGIALVISFSCSKKEKQEHEDQLTKHQAVTAKHILGNPAYQAICYEGYREKSREIQPTVEQLTEDLKILSAMGIRIIRTYNVQFPHASNLLKAISELKKADPAFEMYVMLGAWIDCKNAWTGMEPDHNIESEQNEGEIERAVALTNQYPDIVKILAVGNEAMVKWAASYYVQPSVILKWVNHLQSLKASGKLPKELWITCSDDFASWGGGDPGYHTEDLAKLVKAVDYISMHTYPYHNTHYNPDFWRVPAAEAKLSEIEKVDAAMLRAVAFAKSQYDSVARYVKSLGVEKPIHIGETGWATISDGFYGPEGSRATDEYKQGLYYKHMLEWTNSAGISCFYFEAFDEIWKDAGNPNGSENHFGLFDVTGKAKYPMWELVDTGIFKGLTRGGHPITKTYDGDVKKLMNDVKAPPAK, from the coding sequence ATGAAAAAGATTTCCGCCATCATTTGTTTCGGGATAGCATTAGTGATTAGCTTTTCCTGCAGCAAAAAAGAAAAACAAGAACACGAAGACCAATTAACTAAACACCAAGCAGTGACAGCAAAACATATTTTAGGCAACCCAGCCTACCAGGCCATTTGCTATGAAGGGTACCGGGAAAAATCAAGAGAGATTCAACCCACCGTGGAGCAACTGACAGAAGACCTGAAAATTTTGTCCGCCATGGGAATCAGGATCATCCGCACATACAATGTGCAGTTTCCCCATGCATCAAACTTACTCAAGGCGATCAGCGAATTAAAGAAAGCCGATCCTGCATTTGAAATGTATGTCATGCTGGGTGCCTGGATAGATTGTAAAAATGCCTGGACCGGCATGGAGCCCGATCATAATATTGAAAGCGAACAAAACGAGGGTGAAATAGAACGTGCCGTAGCACTGACCAATCAGTATCCGGACATCGTTAAGATACTGGCCGTGGGGAATGAAGCCATGGTGAAGTGGGCCGCCAGTTATTACGTTCAGCCTTCCGTCATACTGAAGTGGGTTAACCACCTGCAGTCACTCAAAGCGTCAGGTAAACTTCCCAAAGAATTATGGATCACCTGCTCTGATGATTTTGCCTCCTGGGGTGGCGGAGATCCGGGCTATCACACAGAAGACCTGGCAAAGCTCGTCAAAGCAGTTGATTACATTTCCATGCACACCTATCCGTATCACAACACCCACTACAACCCTGATTTCTGGCGGGTACCGGCTGCTGAAGCAAAGCTTTCAGAAATTGAAAAAGTGGATGCCGCCATGCTAAGAGCCGTGGCATTTGCCAAATCGCAATATGATTCCGTTGCCAGGTATGTGAAAAGCCTGGGGGTGGAAAAACCCATTCACATCGGTGAAACAGGCTGGGCTACGATTTCCGATGGCTTCTATGGTCCTGAAGGATCAAGGGCAACAGATGAGTACAAGCAGGGACTCTATTATAAGCACATGCTGGAATGGACTAACTCGGCAGGCATATCGTGTTTTTACTTTGAAGCTTTTGATGAAATATGGAAAGATGCCGGTAATCCGAACGGCTCGGAAAATCACTTCGGACTATTTGATGTTACGGGTAAAGCAAAATATCCGATGTGGGAGCTGGTGGACACAGGGATTTTTAAAGGCCTCACGCGGGGTGGCCATCCGATCACTAAAACTTATGACGGAGATGTAAAGAAACTGATGAATGATGTCAAGGCGCCACCGGCAAAATGA
- a CDS encoding MFS transporter, with amino-acid sequence MSAITTKVPFGQKVAFGLGMLANQMFPAVLGIFMVVLVQDLGFPGWMWGTIYFFPRIFDAFTDPIMGFISDNTKSKWGRRRQYVFIGAVVMGLAFVAMWQLYRDNGIEYNFIYFMLWSFIFYLGLTIFSVPYVAMGYEMTSDFHERTSIMGVAQWIGQWAWVIAPWFWVIMYDKSFFESADVATRTLAVWVGILFAMCAMVPAIFITSKSTLNENYSPLNLANIGASLKQILSGFKEAFKLKPFRQLCIATFLVFNAFNTIAAFSFFIIVYHLFNGDAGAAGVWPTLFGCLGALGTTFIVIPIVTRLSKRIGKRNAFIASQGVSIVGYILLWFLFIPGKPYMFIFALPLFSFGIGSLFVLMMSMTADVIDMDELNTGLRREGTFGAIYWWMVKFGFAIAGGLSGAIMTIVGFDSGAEVQPEGAITGLRAFFSGLPITGTLIAMFVMRNYNVDEQRANEIRAELNKRKEGKKEKYTSYYQKEKFLSLNTIPALSSDVNFTAKSTVEIRQLFNNTLQRGLYGICFSPYREGQNIGDILSEEQIRQRMAIISPYTKWVRSFSCTEGNEFIPKVAREKGLKVMAGAWIDANKANNEKEIEGLISLAEKGYVDIAVVGNEVLLRNDLSLQELLQYIHRVKKALPNIPVGYVDAYYQFKEQPALVDACDMVLANCYPFWEGCHIDKASGYLRQMYLVAKEAARGKHVIITETGWPDMGSSNGAAQPSDVNAMRYFINTQNWAQQENIEMFYFSSFDESWKVRHEGDVGQRWGIWDKNENLKYT; translated from the coding sequence ATGTCAGCCATTACAACTAAAGTTCCGTTCGGTCAGAAAGTAGCCTTCGGTTTAGGCATGCTTGCCAATCAGATGTTCCCAGCCGTGCTGGGAATTTTTATGGTGGTACTGGTACAAGACCTGGGCTTTCCCGGCTGGATGTGGGGAACGATTTATTTTTTCCCGAGAATATTTGATGCGTTTACGGATCCCATCATGGGCTTCATCTCCGACAACACCAAATCAAAATGGGGAAGACGAAGACAATATGTTTTTATCGGGGCGGTGGTGATGGGGCTTGCCTTTGTGGCCATGTGGCAATTGTACAGGGACAATGGAATTGAATACAATTTTATCTATTTCATGCTGTGGTCTTTCATCTTCTATCTGGGGCTTACCATTTTCAGTGTGCCCTATGTGGCGATGGGCTATGAAATGACCAGTGATTTTCATGAACGCACCAGCATTATGGGCGTTGCCCAGTGGATTGGTCAGTGGGCATGGGTGATCGCTCCCTGGTTCTGGGTGATTATGTACGACAAATCTTTTTTTGAATCTGCGGATGTGGCAACCCGAACATTAGCTGTGTGGGTGGGTATCCTGTTTGCGATGTGTGCCATGGTGCCGGCAATATTTATTACGAGTAAATCCACACTGAATGAAAACTACTCCCCCCTGAACCTGGCTAACATCGGGGCCAGTCTGAAGCAAATTCTTTCCGGCTTCAAAGAAGCGTTTAAACTTAAACCGTTCAGGCAACTTTGCATTGCGACCTTCCTGGTTTTTAATGCTTTCAACACCATTGCAGCATTTTCCTTCTTCATTATCGTCTACCATCTTTTTAACGGAGATGCCGGTGCCGCGGGCGTCTGGCCTACACTGTTTGGATGTCTGGGTGCACTGGGTACAACCTTTATTGTCATCCCGATTGTTACCCGGCTCTCCAAAAGAATTGGTAAGCGGAATGCCTTTATTGCCTCGCAGGGCGTGTCGATTGTAGGTTATATCCTGCTGTGGTTTCTCTTCATTCCGGGCAAACCGTATATGTTCATTTTTGCGTTGCCGCTCTTCTCGTTTGGTATCGGGAGCCTTTTCGTGCTGATGATGTCGATGACGGCTGATGTGATCGATATGGATGAACTGAATACCGGATTGCGAAGAGAAGGAACATTTGGTGCCATCTACTGGTGGATGGTGAAATTTGGTTTTGCCATTGCCGGTGGACTTAGCGGAGCCATCATGACGATTGTGGGATTTGATTCCGGTGCGGAAGTCCAGCCTGAAGGTGCCATTACTGGCTTAAGGGCGTTTTTCTCCGGCCTCCCGATTACAGGTACACTGATTGCCATGTTTGTCATGCGCAATTACAATGTAGACGAACAGCGCGCCAACGAGATACGCGCGGAGCTGAATAAGCGCAAGGAAGGCAAGAAGGAAAAATATACTTCGTACTATCAGAAGGAGAAATTTCTTTCCCTTAACACGATTCCGGCATTGTCGTCCGATGTTAACTTCACTGCTAAATCAACTGTTGAAATCAGGCAATTGTTTAATAACACCTTACAACGCGGATTATACGGCATATGCTTCAGCCCCTATCGTGAAGGACAGAATATCGGTGATATTTTATCAGAAGAGCAGATCCGGCAACGCATGGCGATCATCTCCCCCTACACGAAATGGGTGCGTTCATTCTCCTGCACGGAAGGAAATGAATTTATCCCGAAGGTGGCACGGGAAAAAGGACTGAAGGTGATGGCTGGTGCATGGATAGATGCGAATAAGGCAAATAATGAAAAGGAAATTGAAGGGTTGATCAGCCTGGCAGAAAAGGGCTATGTGGATATTGCCGTGGTGGGGAATGAAGTACTGCTGCGCAATGATTTATCATTACAGGAATTGCTGCAGTATATTCATCGCGTGAAAAAAGCGCTGCCCAATATTCCGGTAGGTTATGTTGATGCCTATTACCAGTTTAAGGAACAACCCGCGCTGGTGGATGCCTGCGATATGGTGCTGGCGAACTGCTATCCTTTCTGGGAAGGTTGTCATATCGACAAGGCTTCGGGGTACCTTAGACAAATGTACCTGGTGGCCAAAGAAGCTGCACGAGGCAAGCACGTAATTATCACGGAAACCGGCTGGCCGGATATGGGTTCAAGCAACGGTGCGGCACAACCTTCGGATGTCAATGCCATGCGGTACTTTATCAATACCCAAAACTGGGCACAGCAGGAGAACATCGAAATGTTCTACTTCTCATCCTTTGATGAATCGTGGAAAGTGCGGCACGAAGGCGATGTGGGCCAGCGCTGGGGTATATGGGATAAAAATGAAAATCTGAAATATACATAA
- a CDS encoding glycosyl hydrolase, with amino-acid sequence MSTKADKILALAGVSFEGATVESLRQLFRKVLNAGMYGIGFSAYTEGQKPGDILSEAQIRRRMEIIRPYTQWVRSFSCTEGNELIPKIAKEYGIKTLVGAWLGKDDKINQEEIENLIKLAKEGYVDIAAVGNEVMLRGDLTEDELIAFINRVKQAIPGIPVGYVDAYFEFDVKPRITAACDVVLANCYPYWEGCHIDYSLLYMKEMYNRATRAANGKPVIISETGWPSQGSNFGAAMPSEENFIKYFINTQKWSAEDNIKVFYFSSFDEAWKVGAEGDVGAYWGLWDKDEKLKF; translated from the coding sequence ATGTCGACTAAGGCTGATAAAATTTTAGCACTGGCAGGTGTCTCGTTCGAAGGTGCCACTGTGGAATCATTACGACAACTGTTCAGAAAAGTGCTGAATGCCGGCATGTACGGCATCGGTTTCAGCGCGTATACCGAAGGACAAAAACCGGGCGATATCCTCAGCGAAGCGCAGATACGAAGAAGGATGGAAATCATCCGGCCGTATACCCAATGGGTCCGGTCATTTTCCTGCACGGAAGGAAACGAGCTCATTCCGAAAATAGCCAAAGAATACGGAATCAAAACATTGGTAGGCGCCTGGCTGGGTAAGGACGACAAGATCAACCAGGAGGAGATAGAGAATCTCATCAAACTGGCAAAGGAAGGCTATGTTGATATAGCCGCTGTCGGCAATGAGGTGATGCTTCGTGGCGACCTGACTGAAGATGAATTAATTGCTTTCATCAATCGCGTGAAGCAGGCCATACCCGGAATTCCGGTTGGTTACGTTGACGCCTATTTCGAATTTGATGTGAAGCCGAGGATCACTGCGGCATGCGATGTGGTCCTGGCCAACTGTTACCCGTACTGGGAAGGTTGCCATATCGACTATTCCCTGCTGTACATGAAAGAGATGTACAACAGGGCCACACGCGCTGCCAACGGAAAGCCGGTGATCATCAGCGAAACGGGCTGGCCAAGCCAGGGCAGCAACTTCGGAGCTGCCATGCCATCAGAGGAAAATTTCATCAAGTACTTCATCAACACCCAGAAGTGGTCAGCGGAGGATAACATTAAAGTTTTTTACTTCTCATCCTTTGATGAAGCCTGGAAAGTAGGTGCTGAAGGTGATGTGGGTGCCTACTGGGGTTTGTGGGATAAGGATGAAAAGTTGAAATTTTAG
- a CDS encoding response regulator transcription factor: MIRVFIVDDHPMVIEGIRSMLLQLPEMEVAGHAMNAASCLGYFVKNTADVVLLDINLPDQSGMELCNALLKRNPEMKIIALTNLDQLTYLQGMKEAGACGYLLKNSAADEIELAIRKVMEGKETWLGRDDVRDSIHDHNRLLLTRRELEVLKLIAEGLTNHEIAEKLFVSDSTVDSHRKNLISKLQVKNTAALVRTALERKII; encoded by the coding sequence ATGATCCGCGTGTTTATCGTTGATGACCACCCCATGGTGATAGAGGGCATCAGGAGTATGTTGCTGCAACTACCCGAAATGGAAGTGGCCGGTCACGCCATGAATGCCGCTTCGTGCCTGGGATACTTTGTGAAGAATACAGCTGATGTTGTGTTGCTGGATATTAATCTTCCCGATCAAAGTGGAATGGAACTATGTAACGCACTGCTCAAAAGAAATCCGGAAATGAAAATCATTGCACTTACCAATCTGGATCAACTTACTTATTTGCAAGGCATGAAAGAAGCTGGCGCGTGTGGCTATCTGTTAAAGAATTCCGCAGCGGATGAAATTGAATTAGCCATTCGGAAAGTGATGGAAGGAAAGGAGACCTGGCTGGGTCGGGACGATGTGCGTGACAGTATTCACGACCATAACAGATTATTATTAACCCGGAGAGAACTCGAAGTACTTAAATTGATTGCCGAAGGTTTAACCAATCATGAGATAGCTGAAAAACTATTTGTGAGCGACAGCACGGTGGATTCGCACCGAAAGAACCTGATTTCAAAATTACAGGTTAAAAATACTGCTGCATTGGTGCGAACTGCCTTAGAGAGGAAAATTATTTAA
- a CDS encoding sensor histidine kinase encodes MQLRLILFFALLFQIIHVCAQDYLDRDSLWRVLKNSKPDTNQVKLYIQLGQQYENNNPDSALLLYEKALELSAHLNYTRGIISYYTNATYVYNLMGRYDTALTLNLKSVEIARAFGDPERLAACLGNVGASYMQLERQEEAVETYLQIVPIYEKLGDKRRLSSIYDNLCTIYFNLYQFPKSIEYGEKSLQLSREINNVVGIISASVNLSMPLNKTGQVKRSIELLKEVQKLAKKIDHQYALLISAMHLGDAYIRLSNFQEAKRSYQDALALARKLNDLVSEVIVLRGLATCLYTEGQIAEAESNARQSLRLAITNNYLSHIGHAYAVLAEIALFKRDFKGNVNYSLKSDSIRTLLLNESVTKNIQNVEAKYESRQKEQRIMELQQETAIKDLTIRQSRLFNYILVVSLLALTIIALLARRTYQQKKKIFEKDKQVQAAQIAKLESERQLLASEAVIKGQEEERGRLARDLHDGLGGLLSGVKFSLSNMKSNVILDTDNQLVFERSLDMLDHSISELRRVAHNMMPEVLVKYGLPEALKSYCDNLRQSQIFKIDFQSIGMDKRLEGKTEIFIFRIVQELLNNAARHAKATEVLVQVARQENQITITVEDNGTGFDVVKESNTIGAGWTNIRSRVEYLKGKLDVQSTAGQGTSVHIIIPAT; translated from the coding sequence ATGCAACTGCGACTCATTCTATTCTTTGCTCTTCTTTTTCAGATTATCCATGTCTGCGCTCAGGATTATCTTGATCGGGATAGTTTATGGCGTGTGCTTAAAAATTCGAAGCCCGACACAAATCAAGTCAAGCTATACATTCAGCTCGGACAGCAGTATGAAAATAATAACCCCGACTCCGCATTGTTGCTTTATGAAAAAGCACTTGAACTCAGTGCGCATCTAAATTATACAAGAGGGATCATAAGCTATTACACCAATGCCACGTATGTCTATAACCTGATGGGTCGGTATGACACTGCGCTTACTTTAAATCTTAAATCGGTTGAAATAGCCCGCGCCTTTGGTGACCCGGAACGACTGGCAGCCTGCCTGGGAAATGTTGGCGCTTCGTACATGCAACTGGAGCGACAGGAGGAAGCAGTTGAAACATATTTACAGATTGTTCCAATCTATGAGAAACTTGGCGACAAAAGAAGATTGAGTTCTATATACGATAACCTTTGCACCATCTATTTTAACCTGTATCAGTTTCCAAAATCTATTGAGTATGGCGAAAAGTCACTACAACTTAGCCGGGAGATCAATAATGTAGTTGGAATAATTTCAGCTTCGGTTAATCTTTCCATGCCACTCAACAAGACCGGACAGGTTAAAAGGTCAATTGAATTACTCAAGGAGGTTCAGAAGTTGGCAAAGAAAATCGATCACCAATACGCATTGCTGATTTCAGCGATGCACTTAGGTGATGCGTACATCAGGCTGAGTAATTTTCAGGAGGCCAAACGATCCTATCAAGATGCACTGGCGCTCGCACGGAAACTAAATGATTTAGTCTCGGAAGTAATTGTTTTGCGGGGGTTGGCAACTTGCTTATATACGGAGGGGCAAATCGCTGAAGCGGAAAGCAATGCCCGGCAGTCGCTACGGTTGGCGATTACCAATAATTACCTGAGTCATATCGGTCATGCATACGCGGTGCTGGCAGAAATCGCACTTTTCAAGAGAGACTTCAAAGGGAATGTAAATTATTCTTTAAAAAGCGATTCCATTCGAACGTTGTTATTAAACGAATCGGTTACCAAAAACATCCAGAATGTCGAGGCCAAATATGAATCACGGCAAAAGGAGCAACGTATAATGGAACTCCAGCAGGAGACCGCCATTAAAGATCTTACCATCCGGCAAAGCAGGTTATTCAATTACATACTTGTTGTATCGCTATTGGCTTTGACGATCATTGCTTTGTTAGCCAGGCGTACGTACCAACAAAAGAAAAAAATATTTGAGAAAGATAAGCAGGTGCAGGCGGCACAGATTGCAAAACTGGAAAGTGAAAGGCAATTACTGGCCAGTGAAGCCGTCATCAAAGGACAGGAGGAGGAGCGGGGTCGGCTCGCCAGAGACCTTCACGATGGACTGGGCGGTCTGTTATCAGGTGTAAAATTTTCACTATCGAATATGAAATCAAATGTCATTCTTGATACAGACAACCAGTTGGTATTTGAGCGGTCGCTGGATATGCTGGATCATTCTATCTCTGAGCTCAGGCGCGTAGCGCACAACATGATGCCGGAAGTGTTGGTGAAGTATGGGCTTCCTGAAGCCTTGAAAAGTTATTGTGACAATCTGCGGCAGTCACAAATTTTTAAAATTGACTTTCAATCCATTGGTATGGATAAAAGGCTGGAGGGAAAGACAGAGATTTTTATTTTCAGGATCGTGCAGGAATTGCTCAATAATGCTGCACGCCATGCGAAGGCTACTGAAGTGCTGGTGCAAGTAGCACGTCAAGAGAACCAGATCACCATAACAGTAGAAGATAATGGAACCGGTTTCGATGTTGTAAAGGAAAGTAATACTATTGGCGCGGGTTGGACTAATATCCGTTCGCGGGTTGAGTATTTGAAAGGTAAACTCGATGTGCAGTCCACTGCGGGTCAGGGTACTTCCGTACACATCATAATCCCCGCCACATGA
- a CDS encoding gliding motility-associated C-terminal domain-containing protein — protein MRSYSQIDKQMSIRTTRVVFLLALIFHSFVACAQGILLNGITDYVQVPDNPALRPSSLTIEAQVNFTSLAGIYQAIAGKGYNTDGTLRNSYAIWYQDGSLRAGIDPSNLAYRILAPWSPLINQWYHVAYTYDHISTAQNLYIDGALVASGFAPLPIYDNDLFAIGVDRDFGVFQGFFNGRINEVRLWNFPRTQTDIAANMNTALTGNEPGLVAYYKLNEAGQGAGITVANSATATGASVNGITVGTTCSPIFSILAPTITSFSPTSGPIGTIVTITGTNFSDIPANNLVKFNGLTASVSASTTTSVLTQVPAGTTSGFIEVTVGCHSTLSASNFTVVLIPPVINPVPLLTQIGGIVTIDLIPLITTSNTLDISSLQITIPTVSGAPTFIDATGILTINYTGIGFTGTDLFTLRACDVLGTCTDQQFQVEVVGDITVYNALSPNNDEKNDFLYLEYIDLLPETKENRVIIYNRWGDVVWETQDYNNTTRAFRGTSKNGSELPSGTYLYKIVFKRGTVRTGFLSLKR, from the coding sequence ATGAGAAGTTATTCGCAAATTGATAAGCAGATGTCAATAAGAACCACAAGAGTAGTTTTTCTGCTTGCATTGATTTTCCATTCCTTCGTGGCTTGCGCCCAGGGCATTCTATTGAATGGTATTACAGACTATGTTCAGGTTCCTGATAATCCTGCCTTACGTCCTTCCAGTTTAACCATCGAAGCACAAGTAAATTTCACATCGCTGGCCGGCATTTACCAGGCAATTGCAGGTAAAGGTTATAACACAGACGGAACCCTGAGAAATTCGTATGCTATATGGTATCAGGACGGCTCGCTGCGCGCAGGTATCGATCCATCAAACCTGGCGTATCGAATCCTTGCACCCTGGTCTCCCCTGATCAATCAGTGGTACCATGTGGCCTATACCTATGATCATATTTCAACTGCACAGAACCTCTATATTGATGGTGCTTTGGTTGCCAGTGGGTTTGCACCGCTTCCTATCTATGACAATGATCTGTTTGCTATTGGGGTTGATCGTGATTTCGGTGTCTTTCAGGGGTTTTTCAACGGGAGAATAAACGAAGTCAGGCTTTGGAATTTTCCCCGAACCCAGACCGATATTGCCGCAAACATGAATACCGCTCTTACCGGAAATGAGCCCGGTTTGGTAGCCTATTATAAATTGAATGAGGCCGGCCAGGGTGCGGGAATAACCGTGGCAAACAGCGCCACCGCTACCGGGGCAAGCGTAAACGGAATAACGGTTGGAACAACCTGCTCGCCAATCTTTTCCATATTGGCTCCTACAATTACTTCCTTTTCGCCTACCAGCGGACCCATCGGAACGATCGTTACGATAACGGGTACCAACTTCAGTGACATCCCAGCCAATAACCTTGTCAAATTTAATGGCCTAACCGCGTCTGTATCGGCTAGCACTACAACCAGCGTACTTACACAAGTGCCGGCAGGCACAACTAGCGGATTTATTGAAGTAACCGTTGGGTGCCATTCTACTTTAAGTGCATCGAACTTCACAGTTGTGCTGATCCCGCCAGTAATAAATCCTGTTCCGTTATTGACACAAATCGGAGGTATTGTAACCATAGATTTGATACCGCTTATAACAACTTCCAATACGCTTGATATTAGTTCGCTGCAAATCACTATCCCTACCGTTAGCGGTGCACCTACCTTCATTGATGCCACCGGCATTCTTACTATTAATTATACAGGTATTGGGTTTACAGGAACAGACCTCTTTACCTTACGAGCCTGTGATGTGTTGGGCACCTGCACCGATCAGCAATTTCAAGTGGAGGTGGTTGGCGATATCACGGTATACAATGCACTGTCGCCAAACAACGATGAAAAAAATGACTTCTTATACCTTGAATACATTGACTTATTGCCCGAAACAAAGGAAAACCGGGTAATCATTTATAACCGATGGGGCGATGTAGTCTGGGAAACTCAGGACTACAACAATACCACCCGGGCTTTTAGGGGCACATCTAAAAATGGAAGTGAACTTCCCTCAGGAACCTACCTATACAAAATAGTCTTTAAAAGGGGTACTGTTCGCACAGGGTTTCTTTCGTTGAAAAGGTAA
- a CDS encoding DoxX family protein, with translation MTKPDTKRTTIVFWIFTVLFCAFMMMSTIPNILSAPEWVEVFKQLGYPLYMLPFIGVAKLLGIIALLVPGFPRIKEWAYAGMFFDLTGAVYSGLMTGGFHPQMLIMLVPFVLGGLSYIYHHKRLSAIN, from the coding sequence ATGACCAAGCCTGACACAAAGCGTACCACCATCGTGTTCTGGATTTTTACGGTATTGTTCTGCGCTTTCATGATGATGTCTACCATACCCAACATTCTTTCAGCACCCGAATGGGTAGAGGTTTTTAAACAACTTGGGTACCCCCTGTACATGTTGCCCTTTATTGGTGTTGCCAAATTGCTGGGCATCATCGCCTTACTGGTGCCTGGTTTTCCCCGCATTAAAGAGTGGGCCTATGCCGGTATGTTTTTCGATTTAACCGGGGCTGTTTACTCTGGTTTGATGACAGGTGGCTTCCATCCGCAAATGTTGATTATGTTAGTGCCCTTTGTTTTAGGAGGATTATCGTACATATATCATCATAAACGACTATCGGCAATAAATTAA